The proteins below come from a single Nocardioides eburneiflavus genomic window:
- a CDS encoding NAD(P)-dependent alcohol dehydrogenase, which translates to MTTQLPDTVHVVSHTRYGPPADLGQRMATMPAPADDQVVLRVRAAGINRGDALAVEGLPYAARLSYGLPRPKRPVPGTDVAGTVVAVGPGVTGWRHGDAVVGWADGAFASYAAASQASLLAKPDAVSFEEAAATPSAGVTALQALRAGGIDTARRVLVIGASGGVGSFAVQLAKAYRTEVTAVCSTRNVELVRSFGADHVVDYLTQDLTTCTGHDLVVDLVGHLPLLHARRLATPGGRYVVVGGGTARSVTGMRRFAAATLLSPFVSQRLRPLFATPKRTDLATVLSLLASGQVHSAIEAAYALRDAADAIEFVGLGKARGRVVLVP; encoded by the coding sequence ATGACCACACAGCTCCCTGACACCGTTCACGTCGTCTCCCACACCCGCTACGGACCGCCCGCCGACCTCGGGCAGCGCATGGCCACCATGCCCGCTCCGGCCGACGACCAGGTCGTGCTCCGCGTTCGCGCCGCCGGCATCAATCGCGGCGACGCGCTCGCAGTCGAGGGCCTGCCCTACGCCGCCCGCCTCTCCTACGGACTGCCTCGCCCGAAGCGTCCCGTGCCCGGCACCGATGTCGCCGGCACCGTCGTCGCCGTCGGCCCGGGTGTGACCGGCTGGCGGCACGGTGACGCCGTGGTCGGCTGGGCCGACGGCGCCTTCGCGTCGTACGCGGCCGCCTCGCAGGCGTCGCTGCTAGCGAAGCCGGACGCAGTCTCGTTCGAGGAGGCTGCAGCGACACCCTCGGCCGGCGTGACCGCACTCCAGGCACTCCGCGCCGGCGGCATCGACACCGCCAGGCGGGTGTTGGTGATCGGCGCATCGGGCGGCGTCGGCTCGTTCGCGGTCCAGCTCGCCAAGGCGTACCGCACAGAGGTGACCGCCGTCTGCTCGACCCGCAACGTCGAGCTCGTCCGCTCGTTCGGCGCCGACCACGTCGTCGACTACCTGACCCAGGACCTCACCACGTGTACCGGTCACGACCTCGTGGTGGATCTCGTCGGCCACCTGCCACTGCTGCACGCCCGCCGGCTGGCCACCCCCGGCGGCCGCTACGTCGTCGTCGGGGGCGGTACGGCTCGCTCAGTCACGGGGATGCGCCGGTTCGCTGCCGCGACCCTCCTCTCCCCGTTCGTGTCTCAACGGCTGCGGCCGCTGTTCGCGACGCCGAAGCGCACCGACCTCGCGACCGTCCTCTCGCTCCTCGCGAGCGGACAGGTGCACTCGGCCATCGAAGCGGCCTACGCCCTGCGAGACGCCGCCGACGCCATCGAGTTCGTCGGCCTCGGCAAGGCACGCGGCCGGGTCGTGCTCGTCCCGTGA